One Deltaproteobacteria bacterium DNA window includes the following coding sequences:
- a CDS encoding adenylosuccinate synthase, which translates to MTNLTVVGAQWGDEGKGKVVDLYTESADVVVRYGGGNNAGHTLVVEGRKVVLHLIPSGVVRGGRVCILGDGMVVDPAALLDELDQLAQAGLAVDAGAVLVSSRAHVVLPYHRVLDELRERGARPIGTTRRGVGPAYEDKVARRGLRVADLLHPARLRERLSFALDEANARIVRQGGEPLELESVWSALSEQAARLAPSIADTVSYLRRAMEAGRSVLFEGAQGVLLDVDHGSYPFVTSSTTLAGGACAGAGVGPRRLGAVVGVAKAYVTRVGRGPFPTELPEPEGSSLRQRGAEFGATTGRPRRCGWLDLPALRHAAWVSGLDYLALTKLDVLSGIDPLEVCVAYTLRGERLDTLPADPEDLGQVQPVYQRLPGFSGDLSAARSYEELPEAAREYLELVSREVGVPICLVSVGPGRDQTIFRADAFRVR; encoded by the coding sequence ATGACCAACCTCACCGTAGTCGGTGCCCAGTGGGGAGACGAGGGCAAGGGGAAGGTCGTCGACCTCTACACCGAGAGCGCGGACGTCGTCGTCCGCTACGGCGGCGGGAACAACGCAGGTCACACGCTGGTCGTCGAGGGGCGAAAGGTCGTTCTGCACCTCATCCCGAGCGGGGTTGTGCGCGGTGGACGCGTGTGCATTCTCGGCGACGGGATGGTCGTGGACCCGGCGGCGCTGCTCGACGAGCTGGACCAGCTGGCGCAGGCCGGCCTGGCGGTGGACGCGGGGGCGGTGCTGGTCAGCAGCCGCGCGCACGTGGTCCTGCCGTACCACCGGGTGCTCGACGAGCTGCGCGAGCGCGGCGCACGCCCGATCGGGACGACGCGGCGCGGCGTCGGGCCGGCGTACGAGGACAAGGTGGCGCGTCGCGGGCTGCGCGTGGCGGACCTGCTCCATCCGGCGCGCCTGCGCGAGCGCTTGAGCTTCGCGCTCGACGAGGCGAACGCGAGGATCGTCCGTCAGGGTGGAGAACCGCTGGAGCTCGAATCGGTATGGAGCGCGCTTTCGGAGCAGGCCGCACGGCTCGCCCCCTCCATCGCGGACACCGTGAGCTACCTGCGCCGGGCGATGGAGGCTGGGCGCAGTGTGCTCTTCGAAGGGGCGCAGGGGGTGCTTCTCGACGTGGACCATGGGAGCTACCCGTTCGTCACGTCGAGCACGACGCTGGCCGGAGGCGCCTGCGCGGGGGCGGGGGTGGGGCCTCGTCGGCTCGGTGCCGTGGTAGGGGTGGCGAAGGCGTATGTCACTCGCGTCGGCCGTGGCCCGTTTCCCACCGAGTTGCCCGAGCCCGAGGGGAGCTCGTTACGCCAGCGCGGCGCCGAGTTCGGGGCCACCACGGGGAGGCCCCGTCGCTGCGGATGGCTGGATCTTCCGGCGCTGCGCCATGCGGCGTGGGTTTCGGGGCTCGACTACCTGGCGCTGACGAAGCTGGATGTCCTGTCGGGCATCGACCCGCTCGAGGTCTGCGTGGCGTATACCCTCCGAGGCGAACGTCTCGACACGCTGCCCGCTGACCCCGAAGACCTCGGCCAGGTGCAGCCGGTCTACCAGCGTTTGCCGGGATTCTCCGGGGACCTCTCGGCGGCCCGGTCGTACGAGGAGTTGCCGGAAGCCGCCCGAGAGTATCTCGAGCTGGTTTCCCGGGAGGTCGGGGTGCCCATCTGTCTCGTCTCCGTTGGACCCGGGCGTGACCAGACCATTTTCCGGGCGGATGCATTCCGGGTCCGATGA
- a CDS encoding zinc-ribbon domain-containing protein — MKIICDNCATKYSIADDKVKGKVFKIRCKKCQHIIVVRGSGEGEDAYASSEAESSPEFGAAAAAATSGEAPIWHVVIDREQVGPITAGEVRDRFSRGEVNGETFTWREGFADWVRLSSVPEFADMAASAALSPAAGGRASSPSLGTGPTMSVGAGGGGGAGLGGGAASAGGGWGASSEPARHDSPGLFGGGAASAPAGDLFGGGGGGGGHDAAAAGGLFGVSSAQTGGGDFYGGGSGGAAQGGGADIFGAHTAPAAGGKQQLFPAEEEQAGGAARGGGGASAPSQMTAQRGENSVLFSLSNLQQLAMGGKSAPVPSSSSASSSAAPVGSSGLIDIRTMAGSGPSAGAGSAGRGDEDHLPSLSGFSAPIVPASVLIPAAVDEKPKWLLPTIIGIGGTLVVAVVVLTVVLVLRKPEQVVVPPPTLTTTPAAGAVAAATPGDAKKEGAAGATEKAAAGKGTEGSGEEKTAKSEEGEREDSGGRGEGGKKKGKGSSKKKGKSGGKSSGGTRVATAPAPAPSEEKPSRPAAKSGRRDSLDDLIDGALAGGKKRSRGGGSSGAVAASVDSSLPDTLTRAQIQGGMQSVKGRIQACYDRFKVPGLANVQVKIGNAGKVSSARIQGIFTGTPTGACVISAVRAAGFPRFKGSPITITYPFVLR, encoded by the coding sequence ATGAAGATCATTTGCGACAACTGCGCGACCAAGTACTCGATCGCCGACGACAAGGTGAAGGGGAAGGTCTTCAAGATCCGCTGCAAGAAGTGCCAGCACATCATCGTGGTGAGAGGCAGCGGCGAGGGCGAGGATGCCTACGCCTCCAGCGAGGCCGAGTCGAGCCCGGAGTTCGGAGCCGCGGCGGCGGCTGCGACAAGCGGTGAGGCACCCATCTGGCACGTCGTCATCGACCGGGAGCAGGTAGGCCCGATCACCGCCGGCGAGGTGAGGGACCGCTTCTCGCGCGGTGAGGTGAACGGCGAGACCTTCACCTGGCGAGAGGGGTTTGCCGACTGGGTGCGCTTGAGCTCGGTTCCGGAGTTCGCCGACATGGCTGCGTCGGCGGCGCTCTCCCCCGCGGCGGGGGGACGCGCGAGCAGCCCGTCTCTCGGCACGGGGCCCACGATGTCCGTCGGGGCCGGAGGCGGGGGGGGCGCGGGGCTCGGGGGGGGGGCGGCCTCCGCCGGCGGCGGGTGGGGCGCTTCAAGCGAACCTGCGCGGCATGACTCGCCCGGGCTATTCGGGGGTGGCGCCGCGTCCGCGCCGGCTGGCGACCTCTTCGGGGGCGGCGGGGGAGGCGGTGGACATGACGCCGCCGCGGCGGGCGGACTCTTCGGGGTGTCCTCGGCGCAGACCGGCGGCGGGGATTTCTACGGGGGCGGATCGGGCGGGGCTGCTCAGGGGGGCGGGGCGGACATTTTCGGCGCGCACACCGCCCCGGCGGCGGGCGGCAAGCAGCAGCTCTTCCCGGCCGAGGAGGAGCAGGCGGGCGGCGCGGCGCGCGGAGGCGGTGGGGCGAGCGCTCCGTCGCAGATGACGGCGCAGCGCGGAGAGAACTCGGTGCTGTTCAGTCTTTCGAACCTGCAGCAGCTCGCGATGGGCGGCAAGTCAGCTCCGGTGCCTTCGTCCTCCAGCGCGAGCTCGAGTGCGGCGCCGGTCGGTAGCTCGGGTCTGATCGACATCCGCACGATGGCCGGAAGCGGGCCGTCCGCGGGCGCGGGCTCGGCCGGACGGGGCGACGAAGACCACCTGCCGAGCTTGAGCGGCTTCTCGGCGCCGATCGTGCCGGCCTCGGTCCTCATCCCGGCGGCCGTGGACGAGAAGCCCAAGTGGTTGCTTCCGACCATCATCGGTATCGGCGGGACGCTGGTGGTAGCGGTCGTGGTTCTCACCGTCGTGCTGGTCCTTCGGAAGCCCGAGCAGGTGGTCGTTCCGCCGCCGACCCTGACGACGACCCCGGCAGCGGGTGCGGTGGCCGCGGCGACCCCCGGCGACGCGAAGAAGGAGGGTGCGGCGGGCGCGACCGAGAAGGCGGCTGCTGGCAAGGGGACCGAGGGGAGCGGTGAGGAGAAGACGGCCAAGTCCGAAGAGGGAGAGCGCGAGGACTCGGGGGGCCGTGGCGAGGGCGGCAAGAAGAAGGGCAAGGGGAGCAGCAAGAAGAAGGGCAAGTCGGGCGGCAAGTCGTCCGGCGGGACGCGTGTGGCCACGGCCCCCGCGCCTGCGCCTTCCGAGGAGAAGCCGAGCCGACCGGCGGCGAAGTCCGGACGACGCGACTCTCTCGACGATCTGATCGATGGGGCGCTCGCGGGCGGGAAGAAGCGCTCCCGCGGCGGCGGTTCTTCGGGGGCTGTCGCCGCATCGGTTGACTCGAGCCTGCCCGACACGCTCACGCGCGCGCAGATTCAGGGTGGAATGCAGTCGGTGAAGGGGCGGATCCAGGCCTGCTACGATCGCTTCAAGGTGCCGGGCCTGGCGAACGTCCAGGTGAAGATCGGTAACGCGGGCAAGGTCTCGTCGGCGCGTATTCAGGGCATCTTCACCGGCACCCCGACGGGGGCTTGCGTCATCTCGGCCGTCCGCGCGGCCGGATTCCCCCGCTTCAAGGGCTCGCCGATCACCATCACGTATCCTTTCGTCCTCCGCTGA
- a CDS encoding AI-2E family transporter — MDSARKLSRLTHRYWHAIFFAAVLLLLFLAIRRLSGVLAPVAGALLLSYLLDPLVGWLERRLRLPRWAGTLLLFVAGLLVLAAALILVVPLVARELEIFATALPGYLRKLRATVDPWVAARFGVHLPHSLQELTDQVGSDVGQVASKLAGSLGGVAGQVALRTARMLSAVSSLLLVPIFTFYFLPKFPAFVASAREMVPRRFATWVDGTAKEVDRVLAAWIRGQLTVMAVQAVLYSVGLSVVGVKMGVLIGITTALLAFIPYVGVVVGLVLSALLCLLEYSGPGPLIGVGVVFLVMQLLEGLLLTPWLVGEKVGLGPVGVLLALMLGGNLFGLTGVLLAVPVAAALVVVLRRALEAYRRSDFYLRGEARVPTDGGEEAPDRGA, encoded by the coding sequence GTGGACTCCGCCAGAAAGCTCTCTCGCCTCACCCATCGGTACTGGCACGCGATCTTCTTCGCGGCGGTCCTGCTCCTCCTCTTTCTGGCCATCCGCCGGCTGAGCGGCGTGCTCGCTCCCGTCGCAGGTGCGCTGCTCCTCTCGTACCTGCTCGACCCCTTGGTGGGCTGGCTCGAACGCCGCCTTCGGCTGCCGCGCTGGGCCGGGACGCTGCTCCTCTTTGTCGCGGGGCTGCTGGTGCTTGCCGCCGCGCTGATCCTCGTCGTCCCTCTGGTGGCGCGCGAGCTCGAGATCTTCGCCACCGCACTGCCGGGCTACCTGCGGAAGCTCCGAGCCACCGTGGACCCGTGGGTCGCCGCGCGCTTCGGGGTCCATCTACCGCATTCGCTCCAGGAGCTGACGGATCAGGTGGGCTCCGACGTCGGACAGGTGGCCTCGAAGCTCGCCGGGTCGCTCGGCGGAGTGGCGGGGCAGGTCGCGCTCCGTACGGCACGCATGCTTTCTGCCGTCTCCTCCTTGCTGCTGGTTCCGATCTTCACCTTCTACTTCCTGCCCAAGTTCCCGGCCTTCGTGGCCAGCGCGCGAGAGATGGTGCCCCGACGCTTTGCGACCTGGGTGGACGGGACAGCAAAGGAGGTCGACCGCGTCCTCGCGGCCTGGATCCGCGGCCAGCTCACCGTGATGGCGGTTCAGGCGGTGCTCTATTCGGTCGGCTTGTCCGTCGTGGGGGTCAAGATGGGCGTGCTCATCGGGATCACCACCGCGCTCCTGGCCTTCATCCCGTACGTCGGGGTAGTCGTGGGGCTCGTGCTCTCCGCGCTCCTCTGCCTGCTCGAGTACAGCGGCCCCGGTCCGCTGATCGGCGTGGGGGTCGTATTCCTGGTGATGCAGCTCCTCGAGGGGCTGTTGCTGACGCCGTGGCTCGTGGGGGAGAAGGTGGGTCTCGGGCCCGTCGGGGTGCTCTTGGCCCTCATGCTGGGAGGGAACCTTTTCGGCCTCACCGGCGTGCTCCTGGCGGTGCCCGTCGCGGCGGCGCTCGTGGTCGTGCTGCGACGGGCTCTGGAGGCCTACCGGCGGAGCGACTTCTACCTGCGAGGGGAGGCCAGGGTGCCTACCGATGGGGGCGAAGAAGCGCCCGACAGGGGCGCCTGA
- a CDS encoding acyl--CoA ligase, whose amino-acid sequence MLLYGWLQKAAKARGGTKSLIYRDTYLSWRGLAHRVDRRADEFAAAGVRPGDLVGLMLGNVPDFIILSLALSRLKAAPLPLDPTASSRELEMLMAKVPLRGLITRPRGGEGAQATASSTQAPAPSAPAPAPTATPAGKGSRRRAVPESRRRLQGTLLSCSIFGVDARPVPKKAEDQTCAVLVTADSAGDPKPVERTAANLLAEAQHLAQALELTEEDRALLTVPLFHSFGFDVGMAACFFAGATIYLEDEIAANRIAKLVRDQKITLLPGTLTLFAEMGRLPASRPLSHKPIRFVSLGGGLTGAALESFREKYGVRPMSCFHTTETGTVSLDARGQNGDSVGKSLEGVELRVADPKTDKPLAAGKLGALWVKSDAISPLKLGTSPGSSKSAPSGTRDAAGYFRTGDLASLDRSGRLVLAGREDDLVRLDGKRVALGEVEGCIEAFPKVSAAQAQVITDPLGGPMVVARVVMKDKMSVDPEAIIDHCARNLAPYKVPRRIEICDAL is encoded by the coding sequence ATGTTGCTCTACGGGTGGTTGCAGAAGGCTGCCAAGGCGAGAGGGGGCACGAAGTCCCTCATCTATCGCGACACGTACCTGAGCTGGCGAGGGCTCGCTCACCGCGTGGATCGGCGCGCCGATGAGTTCGCCGCGGCGGGAGTGCGACCGGGCGACCTCGTCGGCCTGATGCTGGGCAACGTGCCGGACTTCATCATCCTGTCGCTCGCTCTCAGTCGACTGAAGGCGGCCCCCCTTCCGCTCGACCCGACGGCCAGCAGCCGCGAGCTCGAGATGCTCATGGCCAAAGTGCCTCTGCGGGGCCTGATCACCCGTCCCCGCGGCGGCGAAGGGGCGCAGGCCACCGCCTCGAGCACCCAGGCGCCCGCGCCCTCCGCTCCAGCGCCCGCGCCCACCGCCACCCCCGCGGGCAAGGGCTCGCGTCGGCGCGCCGTCCCCGAGAGCCGGCGCCGGCTGCAGGGCACGCTGCTCAGCTGCTCCATCTTCGGTGTGGATGCGCGCCCCGTGCCGAAGAAGGCCGAGGACCAGACCTGCGCTGTCCTCGTGACGGCCGATTCGGCGGGCGACCCCAAGCCCGTCGAGCGGACGGCCGCCAACCTGCTAGCCGAAGCGCAGCACCTGGCCCAGGCGCTCGAGCTCACCGAGGAGGACCGCGCCCTGCTCACGGTGCCGCTCTTCCACTCCTTCGGTTTCGACGTCGGCATGGCTGCCTGCTTCTTCGCCGGGGCGACCATCTACCTTGAGGACGAAATCGCCGCGAATCGCATCGCGAAGCTCGTGCGCGATCAGAAGATCACCCTCCTGCCCGGAACCCTGACCCTGTTCGCCGAGATGGGGCGCCTCCCGGCCTCTCGCCCTCTGAGCCACAAGCCGATCCGTTTCGTGTCGCTCGGCGGTGGCCTGACCGGGGCGGCGCTCGAGTCGTTCCGCGAGAAGTACGGCGTCCGCCCCATGAGCTGCTTCCACACCACCGAGACGGGTACGGTGTCGCTGGACGCGCGAGGTCAGAACGGCGACAGCGTCGGCAAGTCGCTCGAGGGCGTGGAGCTTCGCGTCGCCGACCCGAAGACGGACAAGCCGCTCGCCGCGGGCAAGCTGGGGGCTCTCTGGGTGAAAAGCGACGCCATCTCCCCGCTGAAGCTGGGCACATCCCCGGGCTCGAGCAAGAGCGCGCCATCCGGAACGCGGGACGCGGCGGGGTACTTCCGGACGGGTGACCTCGCGAGCCTCGATCGCTCCGGCCGGCTCGTGCTCGCCGGGCGGGAGGACGACCTCGTGCGGCTCGACGGAAAGCGCGTGGCACTCGGCGAGGTGGAGGGGTGCATCGAAGCCTTCCCGAAGGTCAGCGCCGCCCAGGCCCAGGTCATCACCGACCCGCTGGGAGGGCCGATGGTCGTGGCGCGGGTGGTGATGAAGGACAAGATGTCCGTCGACCCCGAGGCGATCATCGATCATTGCGCTCGGAATCTCGCGCCCTACAAGGTCCCCCGGCGCATCGAGATCTGCGACGCGCTGTAG
- a CDS encoding acyl--CoA ligase: MALLHDLLRRAAERHPEQELFVLRDRSLTYAEAATAASRLAGALAALGVRAGDRVALVLDNVPEYVIAYYGVLACGAAVVPLCPDTREAPLARALAHCEARAVVISGKGSGLLTDAAAQLPALRLLLTVGTPLVAPTEGLAVHTLAEVLDAAPPLDGVRVDDGDLASIVYTSGTTAAPKGVMLSHRNVVSNTQSIVEYLGLVSTDRAALVLPLFYSYGNSVLHTHVAVGGTLVLLPSVAFPAAVLQGIQDHRCTGLPGVPSTFARLLHSTSFGSFDLSSLRYVTQAGGPMTPALADKLQRALPHAQVYVMYGQTEAAPRLSYLPPADLRRKPGSVGIPIPGVRLAVMDDAGRVLPPNVVGELVAQGENIMLGYWKDPEATSQVLRPEGLRTGDLSRVDEDGFFYIVGRNSDIIKSGAHRISPQEIEEVVERLPGVAQCAAVGIPDELLGEIIAVFVIRAPGAELTERDVARSCFEQLPRFKVPAHVVFREQLPRTESGKVQRAALKSWRPPAPPSPVA, encoded by the coding sequence GTGGCCCTCCTACACGACCTCCTCCGGCGCGCAGCCGAGCGGCACCCCGAGCAAGAGCTCTTCGTCCTGCGCGACCGATCCCTGACCTACGCGGAAGCGGCCACCGCGGCGTCTCGACTCGCGGGAGCGCTCGCGGCTCTCGGCGTTCGCGCCGGCGATCGGGTGGCGCTCGTCCTCGACAACGTCCCCGAATACGTGATCGCCTATTACGGCGTCCTCGCGTGCGGCGCCGCCGTGGTCCCCCTCTGTCCGGACACCCGCGAGGCCCCCCTCGCGCGAGCCCTGGCCCACTGCGAGGCACGAGCGGTCGTCATCTCGGGCAAGGGGAGCGGGCTGCTCACCGACGCTGCGGCACAGCTTCCGGCGCTGCGCCTGCTACTCACCGTGGGAACGCCGCTCGTCGCGCCGACCGAAGGTCTCGCCGTGCACACCCTCGCCGAGGTCCTCGACGCCGCCCCGCCCCTCGACGGGGTCCGCGTCGACGACGGCGACCTGGCCTCCATCGTCTACACCTCGGGCACCACCGCCGCGCCCAAGGGCGTCATGCTCTCGCACCGCAACGTGGTCTCCAACACGCAGTCCATCGTCGAGTACCTCGGGCTCGTCTCCACGGACCGCGCCGCGCTCGTCCTGCCGCTCTTCTACTCTTACGGAAACTCCGTGCTGCACACGCACGTGGCGGTCGGGGGGACGCTCGTGCTCTTGCCGAGCGTCGCCTTCCCGGCCGCGGTGCTGCAGGGCATCCAGGACCATCGCTGCACCGGGCTCCCCGGTGTTCCGTCGACCTTCGCGCGGCTGCTCCATTCCACCTCGTTCGGCAGCTTCGACCTGAGCAGCCTCCGCTACGTGACTCAGGCGGGCGGCCCGATGACCCCCGCGCTGGCCGACAAGCTCCAGCGCGCCCTCCCGCACGCGCAGGTCTACGTGATGTACGGGCAGACCGAGGCCGCGCCGCGACTCTCGTACCTGCCCCCCGCCGACCTGCGCCGGAAGCCGGGCTCGGTGGGCATCCCCATCCCGGGAGTGCGCCTCGCCGTGATGGACGACGCCGGACGGGTGTTGCCCCCCAACGTGGTCGGTGAGCTCGTCGCCCAGGGCGAGAACATCATGCTCGGGTACTGGAAGGATCCCGAGGCCACCTCGCAGGTGCTGCGCCCGGAGGGGCTTCGCACCGGCGACCTCTCTCGCGTCGACGAAGACGGCTTCTTCTACATCGTCGGGCGCAACAGCGACATCATCAAGTCGGGAGCCCACCGCATCAGCCCTCAGGAGATCGAGGAGGTGGTGGAGCGTCTGCCGGGCGTGGCCCAGTGCGCGGCCGTGGGCATCCCCGATGAACTGCTCGGTGAGATCATCGCCGTCTTCGTGATTCGCGCCCCCGGGGCCGAGCTCACCGAGCGAGACGTGGCGCGTTCCTGTTTCGAACAGCTCCCGCGCTTCAAGGTTCCCGCACACGTGGTCTTTCGCGAGCAGCTCCCCCGCACCGAGTCGGGCAAGGTGCAGCGTGCGGCCCTGAAGAGCTGGCGCCCCCCCGCTCCCCCGTCTCCCGTCGCCTGA
- the phnD gene encoding phosphate/phosphite/phosphonate ABC transporter substrate-binding protein — MPEEDRPQDGQDSPAPTRPPERLVGGKYRLGRLLGEGGMGAVYEAEHIGLGVTVAVKLLNEIFASDPNSVSRFRREARAAAAIRHPNIVTVTDTGTDEGSVPFIVMELLEGESLSSLLRRERQLAPEVAAAIACQILSGLQAAHEKGVIHRDLKPGNVLIAIRPDGGHQVKVLDFGISKFFTGGHVPDVTAIGAVIGTPRFMAPEQARGQLNLDARVDLYAVGVLLYRMLTGRLPYNAATQDDLLAQILDAAPTPPRELRPDISPAQEAVVLKAMASSRDDRYACAADFHAALLDATPGLSAEATLRLPSHLILSASTTGPIPAPTPSIVGAGLLPAMDFPTPSAENFVTGETRAWQSEVRPPAGEGEVGEVGAAPPARRSGRRWLLPLALLPLVGVPLWYWKTHTASTKLPASAATAPPLTFGITRYLPPQILVRTHEPLMRYLSKELGRPVKLRILDDYVDLAGQLLSGELDVAGLSGYAYVRAKRRSPSIRVLATYVTAGESSYEGAILVRTGSALRSLKDLNGKVFCYVNPTSASGYLYPRSLFRRAGLDPDRAFSATRFTGDHLGALRALQSGACDGAAVFAGVFLESSRHGMWKHQFRFLAVTDRIPNDAYCTSERLPPKVAAALQAALLKLKSESPRAKEVLGATSRVTGFAEARDSDYDSVRRIERFLDDASPSTRKKE; from the coding sequence ATGCCCGAAGAAGATCGACCGCAGGACGGCCAGGATTCCCCGGCCCCGACGCGTCCCCCCGAACGACTGGTGGGCGGCAAGTACCGGCTCGGCCGCTTGCTCGGCGAAGGGGGGATGGGCGCCGTCTACGAGGCGGAGCACATCGGCCTCGGCGTGACGGTCGCCGTCAAGCTGCTCAACGAGATCTTCGCCAGCGATCCGAACTCCGTCTCGCGCTTCCGTCGGGAGGCCCGCGCCGCTGCCGCCATCCGGCACCCCAACATCGTGACCGTGACGGATACCGGCACCGACGAGGGGAGCGTCCCCTTCATCGTCATGGAGCTCCTCGAGGGCGAGAGCCTGAGCTCGCTCCTTCGGCGCGAACGCCAGCTCGCGCCGGAGGTGGCCGCCGCGATCGCCTGCCAGATCCTGTCCGGCCTGCAGGCGGCACACGAGAAGGGCGTCATCCACCGTGACCTCAAGCCGGGGAACGTGCTCATCGCCATCCGCCCCGACGGCGGCCACCAGGTCAAGGTCCTCGACTTCGGCATCTCCAAGTTCTTCACCGGGGGCCACGTCCCCGACGTGACCGCGATCGGTGCCGTGATCGGCACGCCGCGCTTCATGGCGCCCGAGCAGGCGCGGGGGCAGCTGAACCTCGACGCGCGCGTCGATCTCTACGCCGTGGGGGTCCTGCTCTATCGCATGCTCACCGGGCGGCTGCCCTACAACGCGGCGACGCAAGACGACCTACTGGCCCAGATCCTCGACGCGGCCCCCACGCCGCCGCGGGAGCTGCGCCCCGACATCTCTCCCGCGCAAGAGGCCGTGGTGCTGAAGGCCATGGCCTCCAGCCGCGACGACCGCTACGCATGCGCCGCCGACTTCCACGCCGCGCTCCTCGACGCCACCCCGGGACTCTCCGCCGAGGCAACGCTGCGCCTGCCGTCGCACCTCATCCTCTCAGCGAGCACCACGGGGCCCATCCCCGCGCCCACCCCGTCCATCGTAGGGGCGGGGCTCTTGCCGGCGATGGATTTCCCCACCCCGTCGGCGGAGAACTTCGTCACCGGCGAGACGCGCGCGTGGCAGAGCGAGGTCAGGCCACCCGCGGGCGAAGGCGAAGTGGGCGAAGTGGGCGCAGCGCCCCCCGCTCGACGATCTGGCCGCCGGTGGCTGCTCCCGCTCGCGCTCCTCCCTCTCGTCGGGGTCCCGCTCTGGTACTGGAAGACCCACACCGCTTCGACGAAGCTTCCCGCCAGCGCCGCGACGGCGCCCCCGCTGACCTTCGGCATCACGCGCTACCTGCCGCCGCAGATCCTGGTGCGGACCCACGAGCCGCTCATGCGGTACCTTTCGAAGGAGCTCGGACGCCCCGTCAAGCTCCGCATCCTCGACGACTATGTGGACCTCGCGGGGCAGCTGCTCTCGGGCGAGCTCGACGTGGCCGGGCTCTCTGGATACGCGTACGTGCGGGCCAAGCGCCGATCTCCGAGCATCCGCGTGCTCGCCACGTACGTCACCGCCGGCGAGAGCTCGTACGAGGGCGCGATTCTGGTGCGCACGGGGTCGGCGCTGCGTTCGCTGAAGGACCTCAACGGGAAGGTGTTCTGTTACGTGAATCCGACCTCCGCCTCGGGATACCTCTACCCCCGCTCGCTCTTCCGGCGCGCGGGACTCGACCCCGACCGCGCGTTCTCCGCCACGCGCTTCACCGGCGACCATCTCGGAGCGCTTCGGGCCCTCCAATCCGGCGCGTGCGACGGTGCCGCCGTCTTCGCTGGGGTGTTCCTCGAGAGCTCGCGACACGGGATGTGGAAGCACCAGTTCCGGTTCCTGGCCGTCACCGACCGCATCCCGAACGACGCCTACTGCACCTCGGAACGCCTGCCGCCGAAGGTGGCCGCCGCGCTCCAGGCGGCGCTGCTCAAGTTGAAGTCCGAATCGCCGCGCGCAAAGGAGGTGCTCGGAGCCACGAGCCGCGTGACGGGCTTCGCCGAGGCGCGGGATTCGGACTACGACTCGGTACGACGCATCGAACGGTTCCTGGACGACGCGTCGCCGTCGACCCGGAAGAAGGAGTGA
- a CDS encoding GAF domain-containing protein, giving the protein MTFTLRVEMMVAVVQELSLARTLEGVMRVVRREARALTGADGATFVLRDGDRCHYADEDAIAPLWKGHRFPMSACISGWVMLNRQTAVIPDIYADPRIPAEAYRPTFVRSLAMVPIRSSAPIGAIGAYWASARQPRAEEVRGLQALADTTSVAMENVQLYQELEARVRRRTAELEETVGRLQAAMGEIRTLRGLLPICSHCMKIRDDEGAWQRVEAYVSKHTEAEFSHSICPPCLEQHYGRGSGT; this is encoded by the coding sequence ATGACGTTTACCCTGCGTGTCGAAATGATGGTCGCGGTCGTCCAGGAGCTGTCGCTGGCGCGAACTCTCGAAGGGGTCATGCGGGTGGTGCGTCGCGAGGCCCGGGCGCTGACGGGGGCGGACGGCGCTACGTTCGTGTTGCGGGACGGGGACAGGTGTCATTACGCGGACGAAGATGCGATCGCGCCACTGTGGAAAGGGCACCGCTTCCCCATGTCCGCGTGCATCAGCGGCTGGGTGATGCTCAACCGACAGACCGCGGTCATCCCTGACATCTACGCCGATCCCCGCATCCCGGCGGAGGCCTATAGGCCCACCTTCGTGCGGAGTCTGGCGATGGTGCCGATCCGGAGTTCCGCCCCCATCGGCGCGATCGGGGCCTACTGGGCCTCCGCGCGTCAGCCCCGCGCGGAGGAGGTGCGGGGGCTTCAGGCTCTCGCAGACACCACCTCGGTGGCCATGGAGAACGTCCAGCTCTATCAGGAGCTAGAGGCGCGCGTCCGCCGACGGACGGCGGAGCTCGAAGAGACCGTCGGGCGACTCCAGGCGGCGATGGGCGAGATTCGAACGCTTCGCGGGTTACTTCCGATTTGCAGTCATTGCATGAAAATCCGCGACGACGAGGGCGCGTGGCAACGGGTCGAGGCCTACGTCTCCAAGCACACCGAGGCAGAGTTCAGCCACAGCATTTGTCCTCCATGCCTCGAGCAACACTACGGACGCGGCAGCGGGACCTGA